A genomic window from Clostridium aceticum includes:
- a CDS encoding MFS transporter, producing the protein MTEEEVKKLKTYRWYVWGLLVIAYVIVFFHRLAIAVVREELVEAFEITSTTFANLGSAYFYPYMVMQIPSGILADSLGARKTVTLGTLGAAVGSILFGYAPTIAIAFIGRILVGIGVSVVFIAILKVQSQWFFEREFATMSGITAFVGNLGGAFAQTPLAMLVAYFTWRSTFVAVGIISGVVALLCYLIVRDSPKDMGLPTIESVEGKKRQTMKVPPLGEGLIKVLLNKRTWPPFLAFTGFFGAFMALTGTWGPSYLIEVYGFPRQIAPNYTTVAILGLSLGCAVIGKISDVMRSRKLPMLVFGGIYVVTWGILVFVGGGKPPVEILYPLFFIMGVGCSTFVLGWACGKEVNHPSIAGISTSVVNIGGFLGAAILPPILGRIFDRYHDVLEATVLFQKAFMYCFIFAAVGFVFIFFVKETHCKNIYKESK; encoded by the coding sequence ATTTGAGATTACCAGTACGACTTTTGCTAATTTAGGTTCTGCTTATTTTTATCCCTATATGGTGATGCAAATTCCTTCAGGAATCTTAGCTGATTCACTAGGTGCCAGAAAGACAGTAACTTTGGGTACCCTGGGAGCGGCGGTAGGTTCTATTCTATTTGGGTATGCTCCGACAATAGCCATAGCTTTTATAGGAAGAATTTTAGTGGGAATAGGGGTATCGGTAGTGTTTATAGCTATTTTAAAGGTACAATCCCAGTGGTTTTTTGAAAGAGAATTTGCTACTATGTCAGGAATCACCGCTTTTGTAGGAAACTTAGGGGGAGCTTTTGCTCAGACACCCCTTGCTATGCTGGTAGCATATTTTACATGGAGAAGTACTTTTGTGGCTGTCGGTATTATTAGTGGAGTAGTTGCTTTACTATGCTATTTGATTGTAAGAGATTCTCCAAAGGATATGGGTCTGCCTACTATTGAAAGTGTTGAAGGTAAGAAAAGACAGACAATGAAGGTACCACCCTTAGGAGAAGGGCTTATAAAGGTCTTGTTGAACAAAAGAACTTGGCCGCCTTTCCTTGCTTTTACTGGTTTTTTTGGCGCCTTTATGGCATTAACCGGTACTTGGGGACCTAGTTACTTGATAGAGGTGTATGGTTTTCCACGACAGATTGCTCCAAACTACACAACGGTAGCAATACTAGGGCTATCTTTAGGCTGTGCTGTCATAGGGAAGATTTCAGATGTTATGAGAAGTAGAAAGTTACCTATGCTGGTTTTCGGTGGGATTTATGTGGTTACTTGGGGAATACTGGTTTTTGTAGGAGGGGGGAAGCCGCCAGTAGAAATATTGTATCCTTTATTTTTTATTATGGGTGTTGGGTGTTCGACTTTTGTGTTAGGTTGGGCATGTGGGAAGGAAGTGAACCATCCTAGTATTGCAGGAATATCTACCTCAGTTGTAAACATAGGAGGGTTTTTAGGAGCTGCTATACTACCACCAATTTTAGGAAGAATTTTTGATCGCTATCATGATGTATTAGAAGCAACAGTTTTGTTTCAAAAAGCTTTTATGTACTGCTTTATTTTTGCAGCAGTAGGATTTGTATTTATTTTCTTTGTAAAAGAAACTCACTGTAAAAATATATATAAAGAAAGTAAGTAA
- a CDS encoding ECF transporter S component, producing the protein MQNLGKTVSLKKNKVFATTNLVKMSVLAVIAYILMFVHFPLPIFPGFLKIDLSDVPALIGGFALGPIAGVMITLVKNILHFLTKTSTGGVGELSNFIVGTAYVVPAAMIYHLKKDRTHALIGVLVGTVVMTVAGALSNTYLIIPFYSRIMPIDAIIRMGTVVNSRIVDVPTLVLYGITPFNIFKGLLMAFTTLLIYKKISPILKK; encoded by the coding sequence ATGCAAAATCTAGGAAAAACAGTAAGTTTAAAGAAAAACAAAGTATTTGCCACCACCAACTTAGTGAAGATGTCGGTTTTAGCAGTAATAGCTTATATTTTAATGTTCGTACACTTTCCTCTACCCATCTTTCCAGGGTTCTTGAAAATTGACTTAAGTGATGTACCAGCTTTAATAGGAGGGTTTGCATTAGGACCTATAGCTGGTGTGATGATTACCTTAGTTAAAAATATTTTACACTTCTTAACGAAGACTTCTACTGGTGGTGTAGGGGAATTATCCAACTTCATTGTAGGTACAGCCTACGTAGTACCAGCAGCCATGATTTATCACTTGAAAAAGGATAGAACCCATGCCCTTATAGGTGTGTTAGTAGGAACAGTTGTTATGACCGTTGCAGGAGCATTGTCTAATACCTACTTAATTATTCCTTTTTACTCAAGGATTATGCCGATTGATGCTATTATACGTATGGGAACTGTTGTTAATAGCAGAATTGTAGATGTACCAACCTTAGTACTTTATGGTATTACACCTTTTAATATTTTCAAAGGACTATTAATGGCTTTTACCACTTTATTGATTTATAAAAAAATATCTCCAATTCTTAAAAAATAA
- the tsaE gene encoding tRNA (adenosine(37)-N6)-threonylcarbamoyltransferase complex ATPase subunit type 1 TsaE → MKCIKSFNEQETKNLGIKLGRLVKPGDILCLIGDLGAGKTTFTKAFAIGLEVEDDVTSPTFTILQEYQGRIPLYHFDVYRIENINEMEDIPYEEYFYGNGVCVIEWAHLIQEVLPKDYMKIQINYVDIELREICFEATNEYYKKLVEELLQQ, encoded by the coding sequence ATGAAATGTATCAAATCTTTTAATGAACAAGAAACAAAAAACTTAGGAATAAAGCTAGGAAGATTGGTGAAGCCCGGGGATATTCTATGTCTCATAGGAGATTTAGGGGCTGGCAAAACCACTTTTACAAAGGCTTTTGCTATAGGACTGGAGGTAGAAGATGATGTTACCAGTCCTACTTTTACGATTCTACAGGAATACCAAGGGAGAATACCTCTGTACCACTTTGATGTATATCGGATAGAAAATATTAATGAAATGGAAGATATACCTTATGAGGAGTATTTTTATGGCAATGGTGTATGTGTCATTGAATGGGCACATCTGATTCAAGAAGTTTTGCCAAAGGATTATATGAAAATTCAAATAAACTACGTGGATATAGAGCTAAGAGAAATCTGTTTTGAGGCCACCAATGAATATTATAAAAAACTAGTGGAGGAGTTGTTACAACAATGA
- the tsaB gene encoding tRNA (adenosine(37)-N6)-threonylcarbamoyltransferase complex dimerization subunit type 1 TsaB produces MKVLALDTSSIVATVAVLDDEKLMGEYIINHKKTHSEKLMPMIEEILKSCEVSPKDIDVFAVALGPGSFTGLRIGLATIKAMAQALDKPVAGVSTLEGLAFNLVHCKGLICPIIDAQQDLVYTGLYQWHQELSKVMEEDVVSIEDLLDTLKSRKEEVIFLGDALEKFQEQITRELGDLAIFPPKIVTMPRASSIGELAREKVKKGELKKASEVLPVYMRKSQAEKQWEERNRG; encoded by the coding sequence ATGAAAGTACTAGCCTTAGATACTTCATCCATAGTAGCCACTGTAGCTGTTCTAGATGATGAAAAATTGATGGGAGAATATATTATAAACCATAAAAAAACCCATTCTGAAAAACTTATGCCTATGATAGAAGAAATCCTTAAAAGTTGTGAGGTATCTCCCAAAGACATCGATGTATTTGCTGTGGCCTTAGGACCAGGCTCCTTTACAGGGCTTAGAATTGGTTTAGCTACTATAAAGGCAATGGCTCAAGCCTTGGATAAACCAGTAGCAGGGGTTTCTACGTTGGAGGGACTAGCCTTTAACTTAGTACATTGTAAAGGGTTGATTTGTCCGATTATTGATGCACAGCAGGACTTGGTATATACGGGATTATATCAATGGCATCAAGAACTTTCCAAAGTTATGGAGGAAGATGTTGTTTCTATAGAAGATTTACTAGACACTTTAAAAAGTAGAAAAGAAGAAGTAATTTTTCTTGGAGACGCTTTGGAAAAATTTCAAGAGCAGATTACCAGAGAACTAGGTGACTTAGCAATATTTCCGCCAAAGATTGTCACTATGCCAAGGGCTTCTTCCATAGGAGAATTAGCTAGAGAAAAAGTAAAAAAGGGAGAATTGAAAAAGGCATCGGAGGTTCTGCCGGTGTATATGAGAAAGTCCCAAGCAGAAAAGCAGTGGGAAGAGCGAAATAGGGGTTAA
- the rimI gene encoding ribosomal protein S18-alanine N-acetyltransferase, whose protein sequence is MMEKLVVRKMLMKDIPSVVEIEKQCFPIPWTRGAFETELKKNKLALYMVATWEGQVAGYGGIWMVVDEGHITNIAVHPNFQGRRIGEEIVRALMKEVGTKRIDRITLEVRKSNMIAQNLYKKLGFVACGIRPGYYSDNGEDALIMWKDI, encoded by the coding sequence ATGATGGAAAAATTAGTGGTAAGAAAAATGCTGATGAAGGATATTCCTAGTGTAGTAGAAATAGAAAAACAATGTTTTCCTATTCCTTGGACGAGAGGAGCCTTTGAAACAGAGCTAAAGAAAAATAAGTTGGCACTTTATATGGTGGCTACTTGGGAAGGTCAGGTAGCTGGGTATGGAGGCATCTGGATGGTTGTAGATGAAGGGCATATTACAAATATAGCAGTTCATCCAAACTTTCAAGGAAGAAGAATTGGTGAAGAAATTGTAAGGGCTTTGATGAAGGAAGTAGGTACGAAAAGGATTGATCGAATAACTCTAGAAGTTAGAAAATCCAACATGATTGCTCAAAATCTTTACAAAAAATTAGGTTTTGTAGCCTGCGGCATAAGGCCTGGGTACTACAGTGACAATGGTGAAGATGCTTTGATTATGTGGAAGGATATTTAA
- a CDS encoding efflux RND transporter periplasmic adaptor subunit: protein MSKTKWKKKMMIVVVAAVVMVAAIVTVTAMRGKEQRAFVDVFALQKGAIAVTVPANGVLEEVEKQTIYTETNVKVVSVEVKEGDFVKAGQVLATLDSEDLGNQLEIKKKMLGMEKIELAKLEGDQEEAVAEHRRRIERSFSLVEEAKASLERSKELYDHGAIPQQAYRDEERAYEDALRDYEEIKEKRVSAEFDIQRMQKKIAITELEIREIQEKMGKQQNKIISHIDGVVTAVHLEAGSIANPANPSFVISNTKDLRIEIKVSEYDIAKVALGQEVEIQTDAVADKTFRGVVEKIAPVARRESTGQTTETVIAVTIKVEETDDLLKPGFTVKTKIINQQQEDVLLVPFDTIMTEANGAKTVFVVEEDILHRVEIQTGIESDFEIEIIEGLEVDQKIVLNPSMDLQEGMKVLVNERK, encoded by the coding sequence ATGTCAAAAACTAAGTGGAAGAAGAAAATGATGATTGTTGTAGTAGCAGCGGTGGTGATGGTGGCTGCAATAGTAACAGTTACTGCCATGAGGGGTAAAGAACAGAGGGCTTTTGTAGATGTATTTGCCCTACAGAAGGGTGCGATAGCCGTAACAGTGCCAGCAAATGGTGTATTAGAAGAAGTGGAGAAACAGACGATTTATACAGAAACCAATGTGAAGGTGGTCTCTGTGGAAGTAAAAGAAGGAGATTTTGTAAAAGCTGGACAAGTATTAGCCACACTGGATAGCGAAGATTTAGGAAATCAACTAGAAATTAAGAAAAAGATGCTGGGAATGGAGAAAATTGAACTAGCAAAGTTAGAAGGGGATCAAGAAGAAGCTGTTGCAGAACATCGCCGTAGAATAGAGCGAAGCTTTAGCTTAGTAGAGGAGGCTAAAGCATCGTTAGAAAGAAGTAAAGAATTGTATGACCATGGGGCTATACCGCAACAAGCCTATAGAGATGAAGAAAGAGCTTATGAAGATGCCTTAAGAGACTATGAAGAAATAAAAGAAAAGCGAGTTTCTGCTGAATTTGATATTCAAAGGATGCAAAAGAAAATCGCCATCACAGAATTAGAAATTCGTGAAATACAAGAGAAGATGGGAAAGCAGCAGAATAAAATCATTAGCCACATAGATGGGGTTGTTACAGCGGTGCATCTGGAGGCAGGAAGTATTGCCAATCCAGCTAATCCTAGTTTTGTTATTTCCAATACAAAGGATTTAAGAATTGAGATTAAGGTAAGCGAATATGACATTGCTAAAGTAGCGTTAGGTCAAGAGGTAGAGATTCAAACAGATGCGGTAGCAGACAAAACCTTTAGAGGCGTTGTAGAAAAAATAGCTCCTGTAGCCAGAAGAGAATCTACAGGTCAGACAACCGAGACAGTGATTGCTGTAACCATTAAGGTGGAAGAGACAGATGACTTACTAAAGCCCGGGTTCACTGTAAAAACAAAGATCATCAACCAACAGCAAGAAGATGTTTTGTTGGTGCCTTTTGATACTATTATGACAGAAGCAAATGGTGCAAAGACTGTTTTTGTAGTAGAGGAGGATATCTTACATAGGGTAGAAATACAAACCGGCATAGAGTCTGATTTTGAAATAGAAATTATTGAGGGATTAGAAGTAGACCAAAAAATTGTTTTAAACCCTTCGATGGATCTGCAAGAAGGAATGAAGGTTCTTGTAAATGAGAGGAAATAA
- a CDS encoding ABC transporter permease — translation MNLLENIGLAFSTIWANKMRSFLTMLGIIIGIAAVIAILAIGNGGRYQIQKSMEQFGTNRLMIYMNWDNQREMRLRDYLNDRDIEAISSINGIEAITPLYEDWSSIRVQNQHMDVVLIGANADSQVITNVEMIKGRFITDRDVDNYSNSIVISEKEARELFGKMDVLGETVTLNSYRGPVDFHVVGITKYEENFFSGTMNDGRAQVYVPITTIMRIYNQTVYYGVNLKITNREDMDRIGQQVVRLLERVHNNQDMYTVFNLEQMMQTITGVINTITTVLSFIAGIALLVGGIGIMNIMLVSVSERIREIGIKKAIGAKRRTILLQFLTESSIISLIGGIIGICLGFVLGAGASFLLNMPPLISAKEVMLASLLAMAIGMVFGVYPANRAAKMDPIEALRYE, via the coding sequence ATGAATCTATTAGAAAATATTGGGTTAGCTTTCTCTACCATTTGGGCAAATAAGATGAGATCTTTTCTAACCATGCTAGGTATCATTATTGGTATTGCTGCAGTAATAGCCATATTGGCTATAGGTAATGGAGGAAGGTATCAAATACAAAAGAGTATGGAACAGTTTGGAACCAATCGCTTAATGATCTATATGAATTGGGACAACCAGAGAGAAATGAGGCTGAGGGATTACTTAAATGATAGAGATATAGAAGCAATTAGCAGTATTAACGGAATTGAGGCTATTACCCCTCTTTACGAGGACTGGTCCTCTATCCGTGTTCAAAATCAACATATGGATGTCGTCTTAATAGGAGCAAATGCCGATAGTCAGGTTATTACAAACGTTGAAATGATTAAAGGAAGATTCATCACTGATCGTGATGTAGACAACTATAGCAATAGTATAGTGATTTCTGAAAAAGAGGCAAGAGAACTATTTGGAAAGATGGATGTTCTTGGGGAAACTGTCACATTAAATAGCTATAGGGGTCCAGTGGACTTTCATGTGGTAGGAATTACGAAATATGAAGAAAACTTTTTCAGTGGCACGATGAATGATGGCAGAGCACAGGTTTATGTACCAATTACAACAATTATGCGGATTTACAATCAAACTGTATACTATGGTGTAAACTTAAAGATTACCAATAGAGAGGATATGGACCGCATAGGTCAGCAGGTAGTAAGATTATTGGAGAGGGTACATAATAATCAAGACATGTATACGGTATTTAACCTTGAGCAAATGATGCAAACCATCACCGGTGTCATTAATACCATAACAACAGTGTTATCCTTCATTGCAGGAATAGCCTTATTGGTGGGGGGGATTGGCATTATGAATATCATGTTGGTTTCTGTAAGTGAAAGAATACGGGAAATTGGTATTAAAAAAGCTATAGGGGCAAAGAGGCGTACAATACTGTTACAGTTTCTAACAGAATCTTCTATTATATCCTTAATCGGAGGGATTATAGGAATTTGTCTGGGCTTTGTTTTAGGAGCTGGTGCTTCTTTTCTTTTAAATATGCCACCTCTTATCAGCGCAAAGGAAGTGATGCTTGCTTCATTGCTGGCGATGGCAATAGGTATGGTATTTGGTGTATACCCTGCCAATAGAGCTGCAAAAATGGACCCAATAGAAGCTCTTAGATATGAGTAG
- a CDS encoding ABC transporter permease: MLLIETFKIALQSIWANKMRSSLTILGLVIGILSVVVITTLGNAAQADMTGAFDKYGRGKLTASLNHNTERPVVYRDYFSDDDIAAIDRMEREVVAVSAEVRRWMTIQYEQKEMSIDMYGVNHNYDEVETVDLLQGRFLTEEDLLGRRNVMIIDEKTARYLFGSTDCIGEVVTLTTGWYTTELMIIGVDKLSDSAILNMAQGNYAYGYMPISVASRMNAIDRYPRFTLQAQEELNLGMVGDKVLSLLERRGKEKNMYRINTRENQFNQVTEGLGFLTATISGIAAISLVVGGIGIMNIMLVSVTERTREIGLRKAIGAKSSVILFQFLVEAVILSVFGGMLGLAAGGMISFGIVNFLGLPFILSKNTIVLAFLFSTVVGVTFGVYPAKKASKLDPIEALRYE, translated from the coding sequence ATGTTATTAATAGAAACCTTTAAGATAGCGTTGCAAAGCATCTGGGCAAATAAAATGCGTTCTAGCCTAACGATATTAGGCTTGGTTATAGGAATCTTATCAGTGGTGGTGATTACCACCTTAGGCAATGCTGCTCAAGCGGATATGACGGGAGCCTTTGATAAATATGGTAGAGGGAAATTAACAGCCAGCCTAAATCATAATACTGAAAGACCAGTGGTTTATCGGGACTATTTCAGTGATGATGATATAGCAGCTATCGATAGAATGGAAAGGGAAGTAGTAGCCGTATCAGCTGAAGTAAGAAGATGGATGACGATTCAGTATGAGCAGAAGGAAATGAGCATAGATATGTACGGAGTAAACCATAACTATGATGAAGTGGAGACGGTGGACCTTCTTCAAGGCAGGTTTCTAACGGAAGAGGATTTGCTGGGGAGAAGAAATGTAATGATTATTGATGAAAAGACAGCAAGATACTTATTTGGTTCCACTGATTGTATCGGAGAAGTTGTGACACTTACCACTGGATGGTATACTACCGAATTGATGATTATAGGTGTGGATAAACTGTCGGACTCTGCTATCTTGAATATGGCTCAAGGAAATTATGCCTACGGTTACATGCCAATATCAGTAGCGTCTAGGATGAATGCTATTGATAGATATCCTAGATTTACCCTGCAGGCCCAAGAGGAACTAAACCTAGGGATGGTGGGGGATAAAGTGCTGAGTTTGTTGGAACGAAGAGGTAAGGAAAAAAACATGTATCGAATAAATACCCGTGAAAACCAGTTTAACCAAGTTACTGAAGGCCTAGGATTTTTGACGGCAACAATATCTGGTATCGCTGCTATATCTTTAGTAGTAGGTGGCATTGGAATTATGAATATTATGCTGGTATCAGTAACAGAGCGAACTCGGGAGATCGGTCTTCGAAAAGCTATAGGGGCGAAGTCTTCTGTGATTCTATTTCAGTTTTTAGTAGAGGCCGTTATTCTTTCTGTATTTGGAGGAATGTTGGGTTTGGCAGCAGGAGGTATGATTAGCTTTGGTATCGTAAATTTTCTAGGATTACCCTTTATTCTGTCAAAGAATACAATTGTCTTAGCTTTTCTTTTTTCAACAGTGGTAGGAGTCACTTTTGGCGTATATCCAGCTAAGAAGGCATCAAAGCTAGACCCTATTGAGGCTCTAAGATATGAGTAA
- a CDS encoding ABC transporter ATP-binding protein, with product MMITVKELNKVYENGSIAVQALKNVDLEIEEGEFVAITGASGSGKSTFMNIIGCLDRTTSGLYILDEEKIEDLSDYELAEIRNRKIGFVFQSFNLLPRTSALKNVELPMLYAGISGKERKQRALEALAKVGLADRVHHKPNELSGGQKQRVAVARALVNRPAIILADEPTGNLDSKATQEVMELFEKLNHDGVTIIIVTHEQEIAERTKRIISFRDGEVILDEKKLGDKNI from the coding sequence ATGATGATTACTGTTAAAGAGTTAAACAAAGTCTACGAAAATGGCAGTATAGCTGTACAGGCACTAAAAAATGTAGATTTAGAAATTGAAGAAGGAGAGTTTGTAGCTATTACTGGAGCATCAGGTTCTGGAAAGTCCACCTTTATGAATATTATTGGTTGTTTAGATCGAACAACTTCTGGATTGTATATACTAGATGAGGAAAAAATAGAAGATTTATCTGATTACGAGTTAGCAGAAATCCGTAATAGAAAAATAGGATTTGTATTTCAATCCTTTAACCTATTGCCCCGAACCTCTGCCTTAAAAAATGTAGAACTTCCTATGCTATATGCAGGTATATCAGGAAAAGAGAGAAAACAAAGAGCACTGGAGGCATTAGCAAAGGTAGGATTAGCAGATCGCGTGCATCATAAGCCAAATGAATTATCAGGGGGCCAGAAACAAAGGGTGGCAGTGGCCAGGGCATTAGTAAATCGCCCTGCGATTATTTTAGCAGATGAACCTACCGGCAACCTTGATTCAAAGGCTACGCAAGAGGTAATGGAGTTGTTTGAAAAGCTGAACCATGATGGTGTTACAATCATTATTGTCACCCACGAGCAGGAAATTGCTGAAAGGACAAAGCGAATTATAAGTTTTCGAGATGGAGAAGTTATTTTAGATGAAAAGAAACTTGGAGATAAAAATATTTAA
- the tsaD gene encoding tRNA (adenosine(37)-N6)-threonylcarbamoyltransferase complex transferase subunit TsaD, protein MPIDTTKEDVITLAIESSCDETSVSVLKNGRTVLSNIIASQIEQHQKFGGVVPEVASRKHIENINMVIEEALEEAKVSFDDITHVAATYGPGLVGALLVGLSAAKAIAFAKGIPLNGVNHIEGHIYANFIEHKELEPPFICLVVSGGHTHLVYMEDYGSYEVLGKTRDDAAGEAFDKVARALGLGYPGGPQIDRLAKMGNKEAILFPKAYLEEGSYDFSFSGLKSAVLNYLNSQKMKGNSISVEDVAASFQQAVIEILVEKTIACAVEKETKQIVLAGGVAANSGLRELLQNKAEEKRIDLKYPSLQLCTDNAAMIGCVGYYNYIRGYRSSLSLNGVPNLKIGEVHS, encoded by the coding sequence ATGCCTATTGATACTACAAAAGAGGATGTTATTACTCTGGCCATTGAAAGCAGCTGTGACGAAACTTCTGTTAGTGTGCTAAAAAACGGTAGAACCGTTTTATCTAATATTATTGCTTCACAAATAGAACAACATCAAAAATTTGGTGGTGTTGTCCCAGAAGTAGCTTCTAGGAAACATATTGAAAATATTAATATGGTTATAGAAGAGGCTTTAGAGGAGGCGAAGGTTTCCTTTGACGATATTACTCATGTAGCCGCTACCTATGGTCCTGGACTAGTAGGAGCGTTATTGGTGGGCCTGTCGGCGGCAAAAGCGATTGCCTTTGCAAAGGGAATTCCTTTAAATGGTGTAAATCATATAGAAGGTCATATTTATGCAAATTTTATTGAACATAAAGAATTAGAACCCCCTTTTATATGCTTAGTTGTTTCAGGTGGACATACCCACTTGGTGTATATGGAGGACTATGGCAGTTATGAAGTATTAGGCAAGACGAGAGATGATGCTGCTGGCGAGGCCTTTGATAAAGTAGCTCGAGCCTTAGGATTAGGGTATCCTGGTGGTCCTCAAATTGACAGACTGGCAAAAATGGGGAATAAAGAAGCCATCCTTTTTCCAAAGGCGTATTTAGAGGAAGGAAGCTATGATTTTAGTTTCAGTGGATTAAAATCTGCTGTGTTGAATTACCTCAATTCTCAAAAAATGAAAGGAAACTCAATTTCTGTAGAAGATGTAGCTGCTAGTTTTCAACAGGCAGTTATTGAAATATTAGTAGAAAAAACGATAGCCTGTGCTGTAGAAAAAGAGACGAAACAAATTGTTTTGGCTGGAGGAGTAGCTGCCAATAGCGGTCTTAGAGAATTGTTGCAAAACAAAGCAGAAGAAAAGAGAATAGATTTAAAATACCCTTCTTTACAGTTGTGTACAGATAATGCTGCTATGATTGGTTGCGTAGGATACTACAACTATATCAGAGGTTACCGATCAAGTTTGAGTCTAAATGGCGTACCGAACCTAAAAATTGGAGAGGTACATTCATAA